In Vitis riparia cultivar Riparia Gloire de Montpellier isolate 1030 chromosome 19, EGFV_Vit.rip_1.0, whole genome shotgun sequence, the following proteins share a genomic window:
- the LOC117908348 gene encoding uncharacterized protein LOC117908348, translating into MTFEEFTHKVLEKFDISLHVRRMHYTLKFNPRVIQDLEDEDDLDNVVSHIDDFANVYIVESPGVEAIEANIPNTQLALGGPHPTFPSSNASCDASPNTMMLSRGFASRCADSEYTPLESNRFREAILAQDECSTKVRVSSKRGVVVVEDVFRTTPEYLPRQLCKDFERDHGVQLTYNQAWHLKEKAKERLYGSPRESYAFLPWLCHRLREINPGTIAEYTSHEGHFKQLFIAHAFSIQGFTMGCRPVLAIDSCHLSGPYKGAPLSAIAYDVDDGMFPLALGVVGSENYEDWYWFLEKLKGILDGQEVIIISDRHQGILRSVSELFGVENHAYCYRHVKENFSSFFNRQNLRGKKGKEDALLLLDNIAYARLDIDYNEAFEKLVRFNGDLARWVAENSLEHWAMSKFLKKRWDKMTTNIAESFNAWLREKRHQTIYTLLLMHMDKLVAMLDTHMRGTDKWKSVVGPKQRKS; encoded by the exons ATGACATTTGAAGAATTCACTCACAAGGTGTTAGAAAAATTCGACATTTCCCTTCATGTGAGGAGGATGCACTACACCCTCAAGTTTAACCCTAGAGTcatccaagatttagaagatgagGATGACTTGGATAACGTGGTTTCCCACATTGATGACTTTGCAAATGTGTACATAGTTGAGTCACCCGGTGTGGAAGCCATAGAGGCAAATATACCGAATACACAGTTGGCACTTGG AGGTCCACATCCTACGTTTCCTTCGTCTAATGCATCATGCGATGCAAGTCCTAATACTATGATGTTATCAAGAGGTTTTGCATCGCGTTGTGCAGATAGTGAGTACACCCCTTTGGAATCGAATCGGTTTCGTGAGGCAATATTAG CTCAAGATGAGTGTTCAACTAAGGTGCGGGTTTCTTCCAAGAGAGGTGTTGTTGTTGTTGAAGACGTGTTTAGAACAACTCCAGAATACCTTCCTCGACAACTTTGCAAGGATTTTGAACGTGATCATGGAGTTCAATTAACTTATAACCAAGCATGGcatcttaaagagaaggcaaaagAGCGTTTATATGGATCTCCACGTGAGTCCTACGCGTTTTTGCCTTGGTTATGCCATAGGCTAAGGGAAATTAACCCTGGAACTATTGCCGAGTACACTTCTCATGAAGGTCACTTCAAGCAATTGTTCATTGCCcatgcattttcaattcaagggttcACCATGGGGTGTCGACCAGTATTAGCAATTGATTCTTGCCACCTAAGTGGTCCATACAAAGGAGCTCCTTTGTCTGCCATTGCATATGACGTAGATGATGGAATGTTCCCTCTAGCCTTGGGTGTGGTTGGTTCAGAAAATTATGAGGATTGGTATTGGTTCTTGGAGAAATTGAAGGGGATCCTAGATGGTCAAGAAGTAATTATTATATCAGATAGACATCAAGGGATATTGCGTAGTGTTTCGGAGTTATTTGGGGTAGAAAATCACGCCTATTGTTATCGACATGTGAAAGAGAACTTTTCAAGCTTCTTCAATAGGCAAAACCTAAggggaaagaaagggaaagaagatgCTTTGTTGCTTTTAGACAACATTGCATATGCTCGGTTGGATATAGACTACAATGAGGCGTTTGAAAAACTTGTGCGTTTTAATGGCGACCTAGCAAGGTGGGTTGCGGAGAATAGTCTGGAGCATTGGGCGATGTCAAAGTTCCTTAAAAAACGTTGGGATAAAATGACAACTAATATTGCAGAGTCCTTCAATGCGTGGTTAAGAGAGAAACGACACCAAACAATTTATACGTTGTTGTTGATGCACATGGATAAGCTTGTAGCCATGTTGGACACCCATATGCGTGGTACAGATAAGTGGAAGAGTGTGGTTGGACCCAAACAGAGGAAAAGCTAA
- the LOC117908349 gene encoding nijmegen breakage syndrome 1 protein-like, whose product MREWANSDLFCGEPAADVWHEDSVGRYEGERFCCWQLEGSGVAWEARQLKREVKSLERQSRGRFGLAEPLQERDEGRVDAFRFDRVSEMTEQLEALTTLRRMRFKWGTWRFSISQSLEGGENNRLVHVIPTCSADKFDSFHKRRSVSSVKEMNLISVVISGHLDPSTIISPPVLVSSSCSTNETVVVDFDAEVETATSSHVNYAAHTKEVFKYDSKGEISIVADYDAEVETVASIHANATPCTKETIKYDSKGEISIGQATNASETGHMTHFRQMNDGVTTRRDKVDEFESGNPDVLYSQDLIVRDINLLTSFSSTKNRIINFKCFRKARTQSGNNFDNLIPFAKYPYKESDNGSDEVMQSVKEEKNRKQMEAISEDLFNNEKGR is encoded by the exons ATGAGGGAGTGGGCTAACAGTGACCTTTTCTGTGGGGAACCAGCAGCTGACGTGTGGCATGAGGATTCTGTAGGTCGTTATGAGGGGGAGCGTTTTTGTTGCTGGCAGCTTGAGGGGAGCGGGGTAGCTTGGGAGGCAAGACAACTCAAGAGAGAGGTAAAGAGCTTGGAAAGACAGAGTAGAGGGAG ATTTGGATTGGCCGAACCACTACAAGAGAGGGATGAAGGCCGTGTTGATGCCTTTCGCTTTGACCGTGTTAGTGAGATGACTGAGCAACTGGAGGCACTCACA ACACTGAGGAGAATGAGATTCAAATGGGGAACTTGGCGGTTCTCCATCAGCCAAAGCTTGGAGGGAGGAGAAAATAATCGACTGGTGCATGTAATCCCTACATGCTCAGCAGACAAGTTTGATTCCTTCCATAAACGCAGATCTGTATCAAGTGTGAAAGAGATGAATTTGATTAGTGTTGTTATATCTGGACATCTGGATCCTTCTACTATAATATCGCCACCTGTACTTGTCTCATCTTCATGCTCCACAAACGAGACTGTAGTAGTAGATTTTGATGCAGAAGTCGAAACAGCCACATCAAGTCATGTCAATTATGCTGCCCATACTAAGGAAGTCTTTAAGTATGATAGCAAAGGGGAGATATCTATAGTAGCTGATTATGATGCAGAGGTTGAAACAGTCGCATCAATTCATGCCAATGCTACTCCCTGCACTAAAGAAACCATTAAATATGATAGCAAAGGGGAGATATCTATTGGTCAGGCTACTAACGCATCAGAGACTGGCCACATGACACATTTTAGACAAATGAATGATGGTGTAACAACAAGACGAGACAAAGTTGATGAATTTGAAAGTGGAAATCCAGATGTTTTATACAGTCAAGACTTAATTGTGAGAGATATTAACTTGCTaacatcattttcttcaacaaaaaatagaattataaatttcaaatgCTTCAGAAAGGCAAGGACTCAATCTGGGAATAACTTCGACAATCTTATTCCATTTGCAAAGTACCCGTATAAAGAATCTGACAATGGGAGTGATGAAGTAATGCAATctgtgaaagaagaaaaaaatcggAAGCAAATGGAAGCAATTTCAGAGGATTTATTCAACAATGAGAAGGGGAGATGA